A genomic stretch from Cloacibacterium caeni includes:
- a CDS encoding o-succinylbenzoate synthase, producing the protein MNAQFTQHNLIFKQASGTSRGVLTTKETYLLEISKNDKKGIGECAIFRGLSYDDVPDYEEKLTWLCKNIHSDFEVLKKELLHYPSIIFGLEQALLNIEHGEDLYFPSDFTDGKDSIKINGLIWMGNADFMQSQIEEKLAKGFDCIKLKIGVDWKSEKEIIKKLRDKFPKEQLELRVDANGAFSYEEATIVLQELADLEIHSIEQPIKKSQVKTKKSQETDEINSTDCCAPWNEMAKLCAETPTPIALDEELIGVIDFEEKKKLLETIKPQYIILKPALVGGFSGSDEWIAIAESLGINWWITSALESNIGLNAICQYTYTKKNPLPQGLGTGALFTNNFETHLQLEGDQMWHKK; encoded by the coding sequence ATGAACGCTCAATTTACCCAACATAACCTCATCTTTAAACAAGCCAGTGGAACTTCTAGAGGAGTTCTTACCACTAAGGAAACTTATCTTTTAGAAATTTCTAAAAATGACAAAAAAGGAATTGGCGAATGTGCCATTTTCAGAGGATTGAGTTATGACGACGTTCCTGATTATGAAGAAAAACTCACTTGGCTTTGCAAAAACATCCATTCGGATTTTGAAGTTTTAAAAAAAGAACTGCTGCATTATCCTTCTATTATTTTTGGATTAGAACAAGCGCTTCTTAACATAGAACATGGCGAAGATTTGTATTTTCCGAGTGATTTTACTGATGGTAAAGATTCTATAAAAATCAACGGATTAATTTGGATGGGAAATGCAGATTTTATGCAATCTCAAATCGAAGAAAAATTAGCAAAAGGTTTTGACTGCATCAAATTAAAAATCGGGGTAGATTGGAAATCTGAAAAAGAAATCATCAAAAAACTCAGAGATAAATTCCCGAAAGAACAATTGGAACTCAGAGTAGATGCTAATGGTGCTTTTTCTTATGAAGAAGCTACAATTGTTTTACAAGAATTAGCAGATTTAGAAATTCATTCGATTGAACAACCGATAAAGAAGAGCCAAGTAAAAACTAAAAAGAGCCAAGAAACTGATGAAATAAATTCAACGGATTGCTGTGCTCCCTGGAATGAAATGGCTAAATTATGCGCAGAAACACCTACACCTATTGCTTTAGATGAGGAACTTATCGGCGTAATCGATTTTGAAGAGAAAAAGAAACTTTTAGAAACCATTAAACCACAATACATTATTCTAAAACCTGCTTTAGTGGGTGGATTTTCGGGTTCTGATGAATGGATTGCCATTGCTGAAAGTTTAGGAATCAACTGGTGGATTACTTCTGCTTTAGAAAGTAATATTGGTTTGAATGCGATTTGCCAGTACACTTACACCAAGAAAAATCCTTTACCTCAAGGATTGGGAACAGGCGCACTTTTCACGAATAATTTTGAAACTCATTTGCAATTAGAAGGCGACCAAATGTGGCATAAAAAATAA